The DNA sequence AAAggggcagacacactgacagccaCACCCATCGCCAGGGATGGAGACATTGCCCTACCCACCAGGTGGGACTGATGCCCAGCTCTGCCTGGTACTGATGCCCCTCCCACTGCTTGGGACTCATGTCCATGTGGGACAAATGAGAGACTGAGAGAAAGGAGGGAGGAGAAGCAGGACAGCGGAGACCAGAAGGGAAACAAAGGAGGAGACGGGAGAGGATTCTCAGGGGCAGGTGAACACACAGTGAATGAGCACTCACGATattcacaaattaaaacaaactgcttattaagaaaaaaaatattaaaaacctaGAATTATAATACAAAATCCAGTAACAAACACACAGGCCAGTGAATAATAAGATGACTAACTTGACTTAAAAGTCCCGTTTATGCAAGTTCATTCTTACAATCTCGGCCAgcccagggagagagagagagcgctgGCAGCTCAACGAGCACCACGGCTTCCTGTCTGCGAGCTCACGCTCTGAGGACGTGGAGCCAATACCTGCATGCAGCAGTTGTCGATGATCATGTTCTCATATTTGATCTTGGGGTAGAATTCGGCCACCTCTGCACAGCTCTGCAGAAAGAGTCCGTCGCCAAGCTTCCTGCAGCCAGAGACACACAGTTAACGGCAGACACGGCGCGCAGGACTGACAGAAAAGCAGCACGGAGACGGACTGACATGATGTTGGCCTTGTGCACCGCGGTGACCTTGCTGCGGCCCTTCTTGGTGGCGTAGTCGAAGGCGAACTTGGCGATGCGGCGAGACTTCTCCCGCGTGATGATCTTCAGACACGCGATCACTCCCGTCACACTCTGAGCGCAGGCAGGCGTGAaggaggggggagggaggaagcagagagggagagggaagaACACTGAGCATCCAAGAGCAGCCGAAACAGCTCTTTATCACACATCTGCCACTCAGGAACTGGGGCACACAGAGCTGCTGCACTCTACAGTATTACTGCAGTGAGAGGTGAGCCGTGAGGCCATGAGAGGTGAGGCAGCGAGAGGCAAGAGGTGAGCAGTGAGAGATGAGGCCATGAGGCCATGAGGCCATGAGAGGTGTGCAGTGATGCGGCGAGGGGTAAGAGGTGAGGCAGCGAGGGGTGAGGCGGCGAGGCAGCGAGGGGTGAGGCGGCGAGGCAGCGAGGGGTGAGGCAGCGAGGGGTGAGGCAGCGAGGGGTGAGGCGGCGAGGGGTGAGGCGGCGAGGCGGCGAGGGGTGAGGCGGCGAGGGGTGAGGCGGCGAGGGGTGAGGCGGCGAGGGGTGAGGCGGCGAGGCAGCGAGGGGTGAGGCGGCGAGGCAGCGAGGGGTGAGGCGGCGAGGCAGCGAGGGGTGAGCGGTGAGGCAGCGAGgggtgagaggggtgagaggtgAGGCAGCGAGGCAGCGAGGGGTGAGGCAGCGAGGCACCGAGGCAGCGAGGGGTGAGAGGTGAGGCACCGAGGCAGCGAGGGGTGAGAGGTGAGGCACCGAGGCAGCGAGGGGTGAGAGGTGAGGCACCGAGGCAGCGAGGGGTGAGAGGTGAGGCACCGAGGCAGCGAGGGGTGAGAGGTGAGCCGTGAGGCAGCGAGGGGTGAGAGGTGAGCCGTGAGGCAGCGAGGGCCATACAGTGTCAGAATGCATGGCACGCTGTACCTCGTGCTCCAGAGAGCTGTACTCCCCCTCAGTCTGCTCACGGATGATCACCAGGTCCAGGTTATTGTGCCGGGTGCTGTACCCCGGCAGACTGTTCACATGGACCACATTTGCAAAAAGGTCCAGCTTCCGCCTGAGAAAGACAACAGCACAGCACATCACAGATGGTTCACTACCTGAAGTCCTGTTAAACCTACTGTTTATCACAAATGTTGCAATATGATGCACTACTTTTTAAACAACAGTAAAAGCTGTACTATGTGACTTTCTGTGAACTATAATGGTCTACTAAGTGAACCTTTACTGTCCTGTTCCATCTGATGTAGACAATGTGTAATCTTAGCCAAGATGCATCTTGAAATACTGACACTACCGCCCCAGTCTTGCTCTGCACTGTCTGGTgtgcgtgtcctctctctcGCGAGGGCTGTATGGAATAACTGCTGCCGTGTGCTTGCTGCATTTTCTTTCACTCACACATCAAAGCTTTCTAGTGATGTGAAAAGCAAGCCAACACCAGGAATTAACGTATGTGAAGCTCTAggttattttattcttttgctCCTTGCTTGAAATGTAATTGTATCATTAAAGTACTACAAAGCATGCTGTAATAAGTAATTGTGTATGACTACACAactgtaataataacaataatgatcACAGTTGTAAGTGAGAATGTATAAGAGAGTGTTAccacttattttaatttcagcttACATACTGTCACATGACGTTCTATAACGTTGGGTTTATCACTCCCCATGGATGCCAGACAGTGAAGCCTTAAGCATAACTGTGGAATGACGTAACAGGTAAAAAGCTATTTTTCCAGCAGTGCAAGTGTAACTCGAGTGCTATTCTCCAAACGGCACACACCAGTGAAGAGAAACTGTCTCTCCATCATCGCCTGTCAGCTGTACTCACCGCAGCCTCATCTCGTAGGAGGCCAGCTCGCCCTTGTACTCCATGGGTGTGTGGATCTTCCctagagagagaggcagcagggagggacagagacagagagtgagacacagagTGATCAACAGCTGAGACAGTCTGATAGAAACAAAACCTGCACCAATCTGCTTAAGAATGAGAAAGTCTCTTCGCTTTGCAAACACAGTGAATAAAATCAGGTGTGCACATTTACACAGCCGGGGTTCATAATGCAGCCGTCGGAGTGAAGTGTATGGCACTACCGCCACCCCTGGAGCTCAGTGTCCCACTGACCACTGCTCTTTTCTcagacccctgacccctgacctccaGCCCAcagccctgacccctgacccctgctcCCTATCCCAGAGTCCTcaacccctccctccctctcactGCACCTTTAATGGCCACCCGGTTGGTCCTCATGGAGCCCAGCACTTCCTCCAGCTTGCCCTCACTGGCCGTGTTCTGTACCTCGCTGAGATGGAACTCCTCAAACTCCACCGGGACATCCCCGGCCTgcgagagacagacaggagggaGAAGGGACGCACCTTGAAAACAACTATTTCTCCAACATGGCTCTTCCCCACTGTTCTCTTGCACAAGGATGACTGAAAAGTGTTAAAAACGTGCCTTCCTTACTCTCACCTTCTCAGACATGATTTTGTCGCAACTGGGTCTACCAGCAATGCTCTGGTGCTGCAACCGACTGCTGGGCAGCATCGGCGTCACGTTAAAGAGAAAGAGCCGCGAGCAGAGGCACCGATACAAATCCTCGAGCAATATACGCACAACACAGGCCCGTGGCCTCATCCCATTAGTAACTGGTCTTGTGTTCTTACTGTCAGGATAAGAGAAGAATAAACAAGAACAGACAGCAGAGAAACCGAGCTGCACCTCCACCGGGCTGTCAGTGTGGTGTAACAGATACACAGCAGTACAGCTGTACGTTATGAGTGGGCAGACTCTGAGGGTGCCCAGAAAACCGCTGTGGGAAGTACTGTACAGCTGTAAGACGAGAGATTGTCAGGCGTTAATATAAGTTAATAAAAGCATTGGTATCAGACAATACTGTACGGCTAAATGTAAGGTTCAGACGTGCAAGATGCCCTGTTTGAGTGTTTAACAGGGGGGAGAACACGGGGACTGGTGTGTCTTCATGTGCGGTGTGGCTGTGTCCCAGCCCCCAGGACACGGAACAGAGGGAAGAGGGGCGAGAGTGCATTACCTTGAACACCTCCTTGACGGCGGTCATGAGCTCGGGTCCCACGCCATCCCCTGGGATCATGGTCACCCGAAATATGCTGTCAGCATGGGCAGGAGGCGCAGCCTGGGCAGACTGGGAGGCGCAGCACAGGCCATGTGCCACCCTGAGCCCACGAGAGCTCTGCTGGAGCCAGTGGGCGCTGAGACCCTACAACACACAGAGTCAGGACTGACGCAGAGTGACACACAGAGTGACACACAGAGTGACACACAGAGTGACACACAGAGTGAGCACTGACACAGCATTTTCACAGAGTGACACAGGGTCAGGATTAACACAGCATTTACACACAGTCAGCACTGATGCAGAGACACAAAGAGTCTGCACTGACGCAGAGTGACACACACCGTCAGCACTGAGGATTAATATACAGAGTCAGCACTGACGCAGAGTGACACAGAGTCAGCATTAACACATTATTAGTACAGGCTCACACAGAGTCAGAATTaacacagcactgacacaccATTAACACACAGAGTCAGAATTAACACAGCATTAACACACGATTAATATACAGGGTCAGGATTGACACAttagtacagacacacagagcagcACTGGGAGTTACAGGGGAGGACAGACTCACAGGGAGTGACAGGGGAGGACAGACTCACAGGGAGTGACAGGGGAGGACAGACTCACACAGAGCAGCACTGGGAGTCACAGGGGAGGACAGACTCACAGGGAGTGACAGGGGAGGACAGACTCACACAGAGCAGCACTGGGAGTCACAGGGGAGGACAGACTCACAGGGAGTGACAGGGGAGGACAGACTCACACAGAGCAGCACTGGGAGTCACAGGGGAGGACAGACTCACAGGGAGTGACAGGGGAGGACAGACTCACACAGAGCAGCACTGGGAGTGACAGGGGAGGACAGACTCACAGGGAGTGACAGGGGAGGACAGACTCACACAGAGCAGCACTGGGAGTGACAGGGGAGGACAGACTCACAGGGAGTGACAGGGGAGGACAGACTCACACAGAGCAGCACTGGGAGTCACAGGGGAGGACAGACTCACAGGGAGTGACAGGGGAGGACAGACTCACACAGAGCAGCACTGGGAGTGTCAGGGGAGGACAGACTCACAGGGAGTGACAGGGGAGGACAGACTCACACAGAGCAGCACTGGGAGTCACAGGGGAGGACAGGCTCACAGGGAGTGACAGGGGAGGACAGGCTCACACAGAGCAGCACTGGGAGTGACAGGGGAGGACAGACTCACAGGGAGTGACAGGGGAGGACAGACTCACACAGAGCAGCACTGGGAGTCACAGGGAACGGGAGATGGCGATCCCAAACCTGGATCAACTATGGAAACTCCGTCTGAGCCCGTGCTCACACTCACAGTTGAGATGGAAGTTTTCATATGCCATATTCACCGACTGCATTGCTGGACTAAGCCTGAAACACTGTATTCTCCAGTAAATCCTTTGCCATAGACTTGGTGGTATAGCCTGATACCTCAACAAGAATCATTCCAATTCGTTTTTGACTAAATTCAAACAAAAGCACTTGATCCGTATCTTACAAAGTGCGCCAGTCCGCACCAGCTCTGCATCTTCACTGCCTTTCAGGCCTGTGATAACAGGCAGGGCTCCAGCAGCCCCgtcttccctctctctctctcataccCCAAGCCTACCCCCTCGTCTCCGTCTCTCTCCCGGACCAGTCCTAACCCCCTCACCTTGCTCAGTGCTGACAGACCCCCTCTGATAGCCGCCGCCATGCTGCAGGTGTGCTTATGACCCTGACACCGGAAGCAAAACTCTCCTCAGCAGTTCTGCTTCTGGGTCACGCCGCTCCTGCGCCCTGTAACGTGACGTCACAATACCGTGGTCGAATGGGAAGAGAGCTGTCTGGCAGGGTTTATAATTAACCTTTAATCCGTATgacttttttaaatgctttatttatAACCATTAACAAAACACGAAAATCGTTAATTGACATTTAACGAAATAAAATAGTGTGTAAACTGTCGAAGAAAACCCTTCACTCAGGTTAGGTGTGGTCAAGCAGAGTCATTTATTCATGCCCATGGGGAGGATACAATCATACAGATCTGAGCAGCTCTCATACAGATCTGGGGGTAACCTCTCCACCAAGATGGTTCATgcgagaagggagggaggaagcagaaaatctgtgggaaatagagggcataggtcaatatctcaagaaactgtgaaaaacattatcatgtttaagtaaagaatgtgatttgcaccagaaaaaaagaaattgttgctatgtaactggtaccgtgtcaaaatgtaatgagatgtgatcatatatactgttttaagtatgtatattaatgtaaagctttctaatttgtgatgccctgtatttttttgcgaaaagaaaataaagttcttaaaaatcgaaatcgatGAATTTAATACAGTGAATTCACACAGGAAAGCTCATTCTAAATTTCCATATTAGGAGTTGTTTTTCTctctacaaacatttctttgtaattgacCACATTATTCTTAAGAAGCAATTTTACCCTGAATATAGACAAAAGGAAGtaaacagaaataaacgttAAAATAATGTGCTTGAATTGTCCTTTTATACTGTTGCTAAGCAGAAAAGGCATATGAGCAAAGGCAAATAGTCACtatattaggaacaagtaataggtttattccatgctgaaaaaaagaagaaagagaactcaacgtttcggccgtggagccttcttcaggtgtgagagagacagggcagtaggcaaaggtaaagtagcgggagaacaaaggctgggagagaggaggagtgagaggcgggagcaggggacagaaagagaggccaatcaagaggtgtgaagtcagaatgggtgcagagaggtgtgaaatgaaacttccccaatgaatggagaaaatttaaaagaacagtagtctgtcgttaagggaagggagaatgtgtgatcttagctgcagaataattttggttttggtagtctttctgatgtatgagttcggaaaaccgtctttgagaacacagacggagagattagagtggtcgtggccgtcagaggtgaaatgagaaacaatgggcttggagagatctttaatctttacaGCCCTGACAtattctctgaagcggtctccgagtctccttcctgtttctccaatgtagatggctgggcattcactgcaagagatacagtaaataaggttgctgaaggtacaagatgctgtctgggtgatccggaattgtcctgaggggccttgaatgagtgtggttttagatgtgtacttgcaggagatgcagtgagctctgttgcaggggaaggtacccggtgtggatggttgttctGAAATTCAAAAATGATGCAGGCACATCTTTTTAAACTTGATATTTTATTCAAAGCCTGAATGCTCATGTAACGACTTCTAAATGTAAGACTTCTCAGTAAATGTCCACAAAGCTGGAGAGACGTATGTGGATGGTTGATGGGTTCAGACCTGTGAATGCAGTAGTCCAGCTGGGGACGTCCTCCACattgcctggtgctcctgtgTGCAGCTCTTCTTGGTGGATTTGTCCAGCTGTCTCGGGGAGCTGGGGGACAGCAGTGGTCAAGCTCTATACAGGCCATCTTTGTGGACTGACGGGAGATTGTCAGCTCATGGACCTCTTCTCCCCCCTCACCAGCTGAGCTCTGCAGCTCTTCCTGTGGCCACTGGCCTCACAGTCGATCCCTCTCCAATGTCCCCCGATCCTCTTCATCGTGCTCGGAGAGACAATAAGAgtcttctcctgatctgtgcctttataCTGTACGTCTTTATTCCagatgttttgaaagctcctttgtCTTGATGGTTGAATcgttgcttgaaagtcattaCCTGACcgaggtgtatttattctgaaatcacgtCAACCACTATCACTGCACGCAGACAGAAGCCACCCATCTAATTGCCTGGCACATTCAGGTAATGTTGTGGACCTAAATTGATGTAGGTTAGTCTTAGCCAAGGAGCTGAAAACTaatgcaatcatgacttttcaatttttcatgttcattatttactttttttcttttttgctgtttttaatgtGTGGAGTGGGTTGTGTATATAACACATATCAATTGCCATTTCAAATTCTCATGACTGCATACTCTAAAGCAGGGGTTCCCAAACTTTTTTGTCAGCTGAACCCCTCAAATACCCCCTTGAGATCTTAACTAAATCAAACTTTTCAATAAATGTAGGTAAATGCTACAGCAACCCTCTTAACAAGCTTCTTTTCACTTTGTAAAATATTGATATTactactgttgtttttcttattcttattattacgTTGTTGTTTATTAATAGGATTATTTAATTTGACATCACAGTCTTACGAACCCCCTGCAGTACCGTTGCGAACCCTAGAACGCCAGGCTGGGAACCCCTGCTCTAAAGTAACAAGATGGGAGACTTGGGCGAGGGTCAGAATACTGCTACAGGGCACTTTCAGTTGTTTCTATAAGTAGGTACTTGAAGCTCAGTGTTGCCCATCTGTGTTGGAGTGCcagccctctctctccctgtgtgtggaGGGTCAGGGGAGGACAGCAGGGCGTGGGCGGGGCCTGCTGTCGGTCTGCGTGATGGTCAACACGTTAGCAGAGCTGAGCTTGCTCTTACCTCCCCTTGCTGACATGCAGACTCGGGGTGGGGCTCACAGTTCCACAGTCACaccacagggagaggagaggggaggggagggagaggagaggagaggagagagagcggaggggagagaggggagaggggagagagagtagagagaggagagaggagagggtagaggggagaggggaaagagaagggagagagagtggagaggggagagaggagagaaaggggAGAGggaagaggggagaggagagagaggagagaggggaaagagaggagagaaaggggagaggagagaaccGCTCAGCACTGTGCAGCCTGTCTGCGCACAGCCAGCCCCTTCTTTGAGCAGTCCCCATCAACACAACTGTACCCCTGTACCCCCTGTACCCCCTACACCTCCTGTACCTCCTGTACCCACTATACTGACTGACCCCCTGTACCCCCTACACCTCCTGCATCCCTGTACCTCCTGTACCCACTATACTGACTGACCCCCTGTACCCCCTACACCTCCTGTACCCACTATACTGACTGACCCCCTGTACCCAGTGTACTGACTGTACCCCTGTACCCACTATACTGACTGACCCCTGTACCCAGTGGACTGACTGTACCCCTGTACCCCTTTACCCACTATACTGACTGACCCCCTGTACCCAGTGTACTGACTGTACTCCTGTACCCACTATACTGCCTGACCCCTGTACCCCCTACACCTCCTGCATCCCTGTACCCACTATACTGACTGACCCCCTGTACCCCCTACACCTCCTGCATCCCTGTACCCACTATACTGACTGACCCCTGTACCCAGTGGACTGACTGTACCCCTGTA is a window from the Lepisosteus oculatus isolate fLepOcu1 chromosome 3, fLepOcu1.hap2, whole genome shotgun sequence genome containing:
- the idh3b gene encoding isocitrate dehydrogenase [NAD] subunit beta, mitochondrial isoform X2 is translated as MAAAIRGGLSALSKGLSAHWLQQSSRGLRVAHGLCCASQSAQAAPPAHADSIFRVTMIPGDGVGPELMTAVKEVFKAGDVPVEFEEFHLSEVQNTASEGKLEEVLGSMRTNRVAIKGKIHTPMEYKGELASYEMRLRRKLDLFANVVHVNSLPGYSTRHNNLDLVIIREQTEGEYSSLEHESVTGVIACLKIITREKSRRIAKFAFDYATKKGRSKVTAVHKANIMKLGDGLFLQSCAEVAEFYPKIKYENMIIDNCCMQLVQNPYQFDVLVMPNLYGNIIDNLAAGLVGGAGVVPGESYSAEYAVFETGARHPFAQAVGRNIANPTAMLLSAANMLRHLNLEYHSHMVTEAVKRVIKLGKVRTGDLGGYASCDEFTRAVIANLV
- the idh3b gene encoding isocitrate dehydrogenase [NAD] subunit beta, mitochondrial isoform X1, encoding MAAAIRGGLSALSKGLSAHWLQQSSRGLRVAHGLCCASQSAQAAPPAHADSIFRVTMIPGDGVGPELMTAVKEVFKAGDVPVEFEEFHLSEVQNTASEGKLEEVLGSMRTNRVAIKGKIHTPMEYKGELASYEMRLRRKLDLFANVVHVNSLPGYSTRHNNLDLVIIREQTEGEYSSLEHESVTGVIACLKIITREKSRRIAKFAFDYATKKGRSKVTAVHKANIMKLGDGLFLQSCAEVAEFYPKIKYENMIIDNCCMQLVQNPYQFDVLVMPNLYGNIIDNLAAGLVGGAGVVPGESYSAEYAVFETGARHPFAQAVGRNIANPTAMLLSAANMLRHLNLEYHSHMVTEAVKRVIKLGKVKTRDLGGYSTTSDFVRAVIDNLHPTHLR